In Aquabacterium sp. OR-4, the DNA window TGGTCGGATCGCGTCAGCATCCAGGGGGCGACCTCACCGGTGTCGCCATCGATGGCTTGCAGCCCCGAAAACGCCCAATCCAGGTCCTCAGCCGCCAGCGGGCAGCCGCCGGGAATCTCGACCAGCACCCTGCGGATGGCCTGATCGGCATGCACCGAGCCGATGGATGGCAGCGGCACGATGTGCACCCGCTGCGCCAACGGTACCCCTCCGCTGCCATCCGCAGCGCGCCCGATCAGGCTGCGCTCGATGGCTTCGGCAGCATCGGGCAAGGCTTGGCGCAGCCGGTCGGCCGCGGCATCCCGCACGTTCTCCACCAAGGCCGCAGCGCGATGCTGGGGCCAAGGCCAAGGCCAGGGCTTGGTGGTGCCGTGCGCGCGCAGGTCGTACAGGGCCAGCCGTCGTGACGGGGCGTAGCTGACCGATGCAAAGCGCGGCTTGGGCGCGTTGGTGAACAGCACGCGGGCCTTCTTGCCCACGCCCTCCACGCGCAGCCGTGGGGCGCGATGCCGCAGCACCAGACTGTCCAGCGCGCCAGGCATCGGACACGGCAAGTTGCGTCCCGCCCTTGTGTCGGACGAGGGTTGGTGCACGATGCCGCGGTAGTGCAGCAACACGGTCTGCAATTCGTCTTCTGGCAGCACTCGGGCATCGGCCCAGGCCATGTCGACACCCCGGCCCAGCTGGTAGACCGCATGCGCAGAGTCCACCATGGCCTGCTCGGGGCAGTCGCCCTCGGGCAGGCGCCAGGCATAGAGCAGAGGCTGTGCCGCATTGAACAGGCTTGGCTGCACCTGCTTGGCTGTGCGGATGCTGCTCACATCCGATGGATCGGCCACTGCATCTGCGTCGTTGTTGGGCACATAGAGGGCGACGGCCTGCCCCACGGTATGCCGCGGCGCGGCGATCACGGGCGGCGGCAGCGCCTCCAGCCAGCGCAAGCCGGGCACCACGGGTTCGGGCAGATTGTGGCCACGTGCCACGCCGGCCACCATGGCCTGGAAGATGCGGGCCGGGGCCGGAGGCCATTCGGGCGCGCCCTGGTGCATGCCGTGGTAGCGCGCCGTGCCCATCCCGTCGGCGTGCAGGTGCACGGCAATCAGGAGGTGACGGGTCATGTCAGGCCGCCTTCTTCTTGGCGGGCTTGGGCTTGGCGCCGTCCTTCTCGGTCAGATCGGCCTTGGCCAGGTCCTTGCCGAACCTGACCGTGCGCGCCGGACCTACGCCGAACTCGTCGGCCCAGCGGCGCGCCAGGGCGCGGGCCTGGGCGTTGTCCAGCGGCAGCGCTGTGCGTTCACCGGTGCGGGCCACCTGCTCCCAGCCGCCGGCGGCCGGCAGCTTGGGCACCAGCAGGCAGCCCTGGCGCAGGAAGCCATCCATGGGTTCGGTGGCGGCCACCAGGGCCAGGCCCAGGATGTAGCGCTGCAGCGGCACGCTGTCTGATGCCGCAAACAAGCGGCGCAACGCGATCAGATTGATCGTGACATCGCGGATGATGGGGCCGCGGGCCACGACGCCGCCATGCGCGCCAGGGGCAGGCACCGCCACAAACCCTCGCTGTGCCAGCGGGCTCTTGGCATTGCCCTCGGACTTCTCCTTCTCATCCTCGGAGAAGACCTCCAGCTTGCTGTAGTCGGCTGCCGGAACGTACTGGGCCGAACGCGTCAGGCGCTCCACATCCCAGGCGCGGATCACCGATTGCAAAAGACGCGGCAGCTTGGCCTGCGTGTCGCGCGAATCCCAGACGCCGAACACCAGCGAGGTCGGCCCCAGCTTGGCCAGCTTGGTGGCGTCGCCCTCGCTGAGGAAAGTCTTGAAGGCATCCTGCGCCTCGTCCTTCAATCCGGAGGACCGCACGATGGCATCACCCAACCGGTGGCCGGCTTCCAGGATGCTGACCGACTTGGCGCCGTCGATCTCCACCGTCACCTGCGGCACGAGGCCGGCCAGATCGGGATCGGTGCCAAACACCGGCTCCAGGCGGTTGGCCTGCGCGCCAACACTGTCGACGGTGACCACCTTGGTGCCGTCGTCGAGTTTGTCGATGTTGTAGTTCTGCGGCAGATCGGCATAGGTGGGCGGGAAGAACACCGCACCCTCGCCTTCCACCGGCACCAGATGCTGCTTGAGCACCAGGGCCACCGGCCCCTTGGGATCGATCCAGCCGTTGATGACATCTTCCGTGAGCGTGCTCATGCGAGGTTCTCCTCAGTGACAGTGGTGATGGAACGGGCCTGGCCTTCCTTGCCGGGCCAATCGAGAAGCATCTTGAAATGCCGCATGGGGAACGGCAGTGGTGCCATGCCCAGGCAGGCGCGCAAGATGGACAGGGGCAGCCAGTGCGTGTCTGACCCACCCGCGCGCCCCGCGACGGCGTAGCCGTACAGCAACTTGTTGCGCCAATCGGGCCGCATAGGGCGCGCATGGCTCAACCCTATGGCGCCCAGAAGCTCCACCAGCGGGAAGCCCAGGGTGGCGATGTCGCCATGCGCATTGAGCGAAAACCCGGCGTGGATCGGGATGTAGTCGCGGCGCCAGTCGAGTCGGAAGCTGCTGCTTTGCGGCGCACACAGTGCGAACGGGTCGGCCACTGCGGCCGCTGACTGCCCTTGCACCAGGGCCAGCGCGTCGGCCGCCAGACCGGCACCTGGATAGCCGCCCGCCCCGGCCCAGAACTTGACGTTGTCCCGTTCGGTAGCGTCGCCCCAATGCTCGAGCGTCAGGCAGTGCTGGCCGTCCGACAGTCGGCATACCAGCGTGGCGGGGCTCGGCGGATCAGGGAACGGGTAGCCATGCCCGCGATCCCTGGCCTCGGGTGGGCTTCCCCAACTGCTGATCCATGCCGCGATGTTGGCACTGCCCGCAGGCGCCACTGCCTGCGCACACGCCTCATCCATGAACCTCAGCACCCTGAGCACCGGAGATTCATCGCCGCTCGCACGCAGCCTGAACACGCTGCCAGCGGGATCGGACCAGTCGAAGACGCCCTGCGCATCACCCAGCAGCACATCCGCCGCTTCGGCAAAGCCGATGCAGGCAAAAACCTGCCCGGGGTTGAACAGATCCACCGGGATGCTGGCTTCAGCCATGGTTTCGGCCCTCCTCGTCATTGCGCCGCGACGCCTGCTGATCGGCCGCCCGCAGCAGCGCCTCCCACCACGCCAGGCCCCACGGCCCCCAGCGTTCGCTGAGCGCGGCATAACGCAAGGCCACCTCACGCGCGCGTGCCACGGCACGGCTGGGCGGCTCAGCCGCGCCATCGGTGCGGATCAGCGGGCGCGCGCCGCCGTGGTGAGCGGCAACCAGATGTAGACACAACTCGCGCAAGTCAACCGGCAGGGCTTGAACACGCGGATGCGCCTCGGCGAACGGCAGCGAGCCGAATTCATGCCGGTAGCCGTCCAGCAGTGCCACGTCGGGGCGCCCTACCGTCTTGGCATAGGGAGGCCGGCCGCCTGCGGGAGCGTGAAACGCGCGTTGCCAGCGGTCGACCTGCTTGCCCTCGTCATGCACCAGCGCGGCAGTGGCCAGCATCTCGGCGTAGGGTTCGGACAGCCGCAGGTCCTGCGCCAGGCGGCGCGCTGCCGCCTCAGCCCAATCCTGATGTTCGCTGAGCCATTGCGCACGCTGCGCCCCGGAGCGGCCTTCTTCGGAGCCCGCCAACTGGCTCAGCAGACTGCGCACCACCAGCCATGCTTGTTCACCATCGTCGCTGCGATTGAGCGCAATGCTGACCTCGGTGCGCCAGCCCTCGTCTGCCTCCAGTTCGCCAGACGAGTCGGCCCGGTCGATGCGAAATGGTACCGGTCTGACCTGTTCCGCAATGTCGACCCGCGTGACATCGAGAGCCGCAGCGTCGGCCCCGACATCCAAAAGCCCGTCGGCAGACAATCCACCAAGCCGTGTGTCGACCCAGACAGTAGTACCGCGCAGCCATCGTTCCAGATCACGCTTGCTGGCGGCCACGATGGCGTCGCCCGTCAGCGCCCGCCCACCGCCGTCAGTGTCGCCTACGAGCACCACGGCCACATCGCCCAGGCGCAGGGGCGGCCCGTCGACACTCTCCACCGCGCTGTGTGACTCCGGGCTGGGCAGGCGTCTGACGCGCGCGACGATCCATTCCTGTACTTGCCACAGTTCAGCCTCCAGGAGCTCGGACAGGTGCGGTCCCGCTGCGTCGAGAAACAAGTTCATGGCGCTGGCGGAGAACACCTGGCCTTGATCGTCCACCGGCAGGTGCTCGCGCCAGAGGACGCGCAACTGCGGTTGCTCGATCTCTTCGGGCCAGCCGCGCAGCCAAGGGCCGACTTCCGGTCGGCCCGAATGCCGCTCGAGAGAGGTCATGGCCCAGGCATCGACCAGAGCCCGGGTCAACGGCGGGTGGAGCAGCGCTGGCGTGCTGGCCATGGCGATCAAGGCCGCCGCCTCTGGGTCGGCCTTCAGGCCTGACAGGGCGGCGGGGCTGCCATCGCGTGCACCGTCTTCGGTGAGCGGCAGTCGGTTCACGCAACCCAGAACGGCCTGGTTCCGAGCCTGAACGGCCGCATCTTCAGAGTGCATCGGGACTACGATGACCGAGGCATCGCCGCAGCCTCTGCGATTGACCCGCCCCAGGCGTTGCACCATGCGCTCCCAGGCCACCAGATCGCACACGGCATGGTCAGCGTCCAGGTCGACCCCCACTTCGGCCGCCGATGTCGCGACCAGAAAGATCGGACGATCGGACACTTGCGCAGCACCCGCCAGGAAGCCCAGCGTGCTCAGACGACGCGCCGCCTGCTCACGTTCATGCACCCGGCGCCCACCGACAAACAACTCTGCCACTGGCGCAGACTTTCCTGCCAGCCTGTCCAGCGCCTGCTGCAGCTTCGTTGCGTGTTCGCGGCGGTCTACAAAGACGATCACGCGGCCCGGCGTGCGCCCCTGCGCGCACAGCTCCCAGGCATGGCGGGCGAGGGTGTCCGGCAGATCCTTGGCATCAACGGCATCGAACAGCCGGATGCGCTTGTGCGCGTGCAGCCGCTGCCGCACCACGGGGTGGCTGAGATCGTCGTCGGCCAGCGTGAAGGTTTCGTCGTTGGCGCGCTGCCGCCCTGTGGCCGACAGCGTCAGCAGTTGCATGGCCGGAACGATGTCCTCACCGCGCCCGCCTGCCGCGGTCAGCGTGCGCCCGTTGGCGTCGTCACGCGAGGCGATGCGGTCGAGCAACCGCTCGAAGGGCGGCACCAGGTGCGCCTCGTCCAGCACCAGCCAGGCGTCAGAGCCCAGCAGGCCCGCCTGGTAGGGCCGCATCTTGCGCGAAACGCCATATCCGCTGAACAACAGGCGCGAGCCGATCATGTCCACCGTGCCGATGACGATACCCGGCGCGGCCGGATCTTCCAGCCAGTCGCGGTTGTCGGCATGCTGGCCACGCAGCGTGGAAATGGGCAGCGGCCCCTTCAACCCCAGTGCCTCGCGCAGCGAGGGCAGGCGCTCGACGATTTGTCGCAGACCCACGGCCACCTCGGTGGCTTGGTCCACCACGGCCCGCCGATCAACCAGATACACCAGCCGCCGCGGCAGCCGCGCACCCAGTGCCAGCGCCACCAGCCAGATCGCCATCACGGAGGTCTTGCCCAACCCGGTGGGCAGGTCCAGGGCGCGTGGCATGCGGCCGGCCGCCAGATCCCGCAGCAGACGAAGCTGCCACGGAAAGGGTGCGCCGCCCGATGACAGGCTGAGCGCCAGGCTCAACCACTGCTCGCCACGATCGATGTGCATTTGCGTTTCCTCCCTGTCTTGAGCCTCACTGTGCCCACCCCCAGGCTCACCCCATGCACCTGGCCGGCGCAGGTCACCTGATCATTCATCCAGCCCCATCCCCTCCAGCCCTGCCCGCAGGCGCCGCACCACCTCGTCGCGCAATTCCTCCGGCGCGATCACCTCCACCTCGGGCACGTGGCGCAGGATGTCCATCACCAGTTCGCGTGGGTCGGTATACGGCAGGGTGAGCGTCCAGCGGCCTTGGGCGTCCCAGCTGCCGCGCTGCTGGTGGTGCCAGCGTTCGGCGGCCACCCACCGGGCGCGCTTGGCGCTGAAACGCAGCATCGCCCACTGCACATCGCGGCCGGCGAAGATGCCGTAGCCGGCGCCCAGCACGGCGTCCAGTTCGGTGTCAGGCACGTCGATGGCGGGGCGCTCCAGCACATTCACGGTCTCGATGGCGTCCACGGCAAAGCTGCGCAGCGCCTGCCGCCAATGGCACCAGGCGTCCAGGTACCAGTTGTCGCGGTAGTGCACCAGGCGCTGTGGCGAGACTTCGCGCTCAGAGATATCGGCCCGGCTGCGGCCGCGGTAGCGGATCACCATGCGCTGGCGCTGCAGCAGTGCGCCCCCTGCGGCCTGAAAGCAGGGCAAGGTGATGCGCCGGGCGCCCACGGTCTGCACGCGGATGCGCCGGGCCACGTCCGATTTGGGCGGCGCGCCAGAGCCCAGGATCTGGCCCAGGCGCTTCATCAGCGGCTCGATGTGGCTGCCCAGCAGGCCCCCGGCGTCCAGGTTGGCCAGCAGGTGCTGCATGGTCAGCAGGGCGTGGATCTCTTCGGCGGTGAACCAAAGGCCCGGCAGCTCGTACTGCTGGCCCGCAGCCGGCACGGCGCCGTCCAGCACCCAGCCGGCGCGGTTGCTGCACCAGCGCACCGGCGTGTCGAGCCGGTCGCGCAGGTACTGGATGTCGCGCTTGACGGTGGCGCGCGAGACTTCCAGCAGTTGCTGCAGATCTTCAGGTCGCACGCTGCGCCGCAGCTTGAGCAACTGGCTGATGGTTCTCAGCCTTTCCTCGCGCCCCATGCTCGCCCTCCCCGGGCGGTTGTTATGGGGCCATCTTATGCGTGCTGCGTGCCGGCCAGCGCCCTCAGCGCCGGCCGCCCCTGCCCGAGGTCGGGGTGGTGCCGGCCTCGATCGGCAGCGGCGCGCCGGACTTGACTTCCTTGAGCACCACGCTCGAGCGCACATGGGTCACGCCCGGCAGCTTGAAGGCCACGCGGTGCAGAAACTGCTCGTAGCCGGCCACGTCGGGCACCAGCACCTGCAGGATGTAGTCAGCATTGCCGGTGGTGGCCCAGCAGCCGGTGATTTGCGGGCAGTCGGCCACCGCGCGCTCGAACTGCTGCACCACGGCCTCCTCGTGCCGCGCCAGGTTGACCTCGGCGATCACGCACTGCGCCAGGCCCACGCGGCTGCGGTCCACCGCCACGGTGTAGGCGCGGATGGCGCCGGCCTCTTCCAGCGCCTTGATGCGCTTCCAGCAGGGAGTGGACGACAGCCCCACCTTGTCGGCCAGCTGCTGCACGGTCTGGCGTGCGTCGCGCTGCAGCTCGGTCAGCAGCTGGGCGTCGATGCGGTCAAGTGACAAGGGGCTCATGCCGCGGGCTCCGGCGTTCAGGGCGTGTGATTCTATGAAGCGCCGGGTTCGCAGCCGTGTGCCCTCGCCTGGCGGGCTTCGGCTGGCGCCGCGATGGCCTGTCGCCCAGGTTTGCCCTTAAGCGTTTTCACTGGCTTCTTTCGTTCGCCGCCCGAACTAATATCCGGCCCCATCGACCTTGAGCGCTCGTTTGACGCCCGAAATGACAACGCTGTCAGATCATTTGCCCAGCCTGCCGGAGCACCGCCTTGGCCACTGAAGCCACCGGCAACCAGCAGTTGCTGAAGGTCATCAACCGCATGGCCCTGGTGCGCCTGCTGTGCGCGCAGCCGGGCCTGTCGCGGGCCGATCTGGCCACCGCGGCCGGGCTCACCAAGTCCACGGTCAGCGGCCTGACCCGCGAGCTGATCGCCGAGGGCTGGCTCGAGGAGCGCGAGGTGGTGGCCACCGGCGACCTGGGCCGCCGCCCCACGCCGCTGTTTGTTGACCGCTCGCGCCTGCTGCTGCTGGGCGCCGAGGTGGGCATCGGCTCGCTGCGCGTGGTGGCCACCACGCTCACCGGCGAGGTGGTGGCGCGCGTGGGCACCGGCTTTGATCTGCAGCGCGGTGCGCCGGCCTGCATTGCCGGGCTCACCACCGCGATGCTCAAGGTGCGGCGCCAGCTGGCCGCCGGCCAGCAGGTGATCGGCATCGGCGTGGGCCTGCCCGGTGGGGTGGACGAGAGCAGCGGCACCCTCACCTTCGCGCCCAATCTGGGCTGGCGCGATGTGGCCATCGGCGGCCTGCTGCGGGCGCGCCTGCAGGGCAGCGCGCTGGCCGAGGTGCCGCTGTTCGTGCAGAACGAGGCCGATGTGGCCGCGCTCGGCGAGCTCGAGTTCCAGCCGGCGCCGGCGCCCGATCCGCTGCTCTACGTCAGCATCAACCAGGGCGTGGGCGCCGGTGTGGTGGTGGGCGACCGCCTGCTCACCGGCCGCCACGGCTTTGCCGGCGAGGTGGGCCACATGGTGCTGCAGGTCAACGGCCCGCGCTGCTCGTGTGGCCGCCGCGGCTGCGCCGAAGCCCTGATCGGCACGCGTGCGCTGGTGCCCGAGTCGAGCCCCGACGACGCCACCGGCAGCACCACGCTGGCCGAGGTGCAGCGCCGCCTGCAGGCGCAAGACCCCGCCACGCTGCGCAGCGTGCGCTGGGCCGGCACCTACCTGGGCGTGCTGCTGCAGAACCTGGCCAGCGCCTACGACCCCGGCTGCATCGTGCTGGGCGGGGCGGTGGTCGAGCTGGGCGAGCCCTTTCTCCAACCCGCACTCGACACCTTGAACGACTACGCCGCCGCCGCCAACCTGGCCCCTCCCGTGGTGCAGACCGCCCGTTTTGGCGCCGATGCCGTGGCCGTGGGTGCCGCTGCACTGGCGCGTTACAAGCTCACCCGTCCGCTGATCCCCACCACCTCCAGCGGCAAGGCGCTGGCCGAGGGCGACGGAGCTTTGCCATGAGCGCCCCAGCCGCCGAGCGCTGCTACCTGGGCATCGACCTGGGCACCTCCGAGCTCAAGCTGCTGCTGCTGGACGACCAGGGCCGCATCCTGGGCCAGGCGGGCGAGCCGCTGACGGTGTCGCGCCCGCAGCCGCTGTGGTCGGAGCATTCGCCCGACGACTGGTGGCAGGCCACCGAGCGCGCTGCCGCACGCCTGCGCGCTGGGCATCCGCAGGCCTGGGCCGCCATCCGCGCCATCGGCCTGTCGGGCCAGATGCACGGGGCCGTGCTGATGGACGCCGACGACCAGGTGCTGCGCCCGGCCATCCTGTGGAACGACGGCCGCAGCCACGCCGAATGCGCCGAGCTCGAGCAGCGCGTGCCGGCCCTGCACGACGTGGCCGGCAATCTGGCCATGCCCGGCTTCACCGCGCCCAAGCTGCTGTGGCTGCGCAAGCACGAGCCGGCGCTGTTTGCGCGGGTGCGCAGCGTGCTGCTGCCCAAGGACTGGCTGCGCTGGCGCCTGTCGGGCGACAAGGTCTCGGAGCCGTCCGACGCCGCCGGCACGCTGTGGCTGGACGTGGCCGCGCGCGACTGGAGCGACGGCCTGCTCGCCGCCTGCGGCCTCAGCCGCACGCAGTTGCCGCGCCTGGTGGAAAGCAACGAGGCCAGCGCCCGCCTGGCCGCGCCGCTGGCCCGGGCCTGGGGCCTGGGCGACACGGTGACGATTGCCGGCGGCGCCGGCGACAACGCTGCCAGCGCCATCGGCATCGGCGCGGTGGCGCCGGGCGATGGCTTCATCTCGCTGGGCACCTCGGGCGTGCTGTTCGTGGTCAACGACCGCTACCGCCCCAACCCGCAATCGGCCGTGCACGCCTTCTGCCACGCACTGCCGCAGCGCTGGCACCAGATGAGCGTGATGCTCTCGGCCGCCAGCTGCCTGAGCTGGTTCGTGCGCCTGAGCGGCGCGGCCGACGAGGCCACGCTGCTGGCCGAGGTGGCCGAGCTGCCGCCCGAGGCGCTGGACGCCGCACCGACCTTCCTGCCCTATCTGGCGGGCGAGCGCACGCCGCACAACGACCCCTTTGCCAGCGGCTTGTTCTTCGGCCTCACGCACCAGAGCTCGCGCGCGCTGTGCGCCTATGCCGTGCTGGAAGGCGTGGCCTTCGGCCTGGCCGATGGCCTGGCCGCCCTGCAGCGCGCCGGCACCGAGGTGAGCCAGCTGTCGCTGGTGGGTGGCGGCGCGCGCAGCCCGCTGTGGGCGCAGCTGATCGCCGACGCGCTGCAGGTCGACATCGTGCGCCACGACGGCAGCGAAGCCGGTGGCGCGCTGGGCGCCGCGCGCCTGGGCTGGCTGGCCGATGGCGGTGATCTGGCCCGGGTGTGCACCCGCCCGCCCGAACTGGCCCGCCACCGCCCCGACAGCGCCCGCCACGCCCGGCTGCAACCGCGGCTGCAGCGGTTTCGCGAGCTGTACCAGCGGCTGCAGCCGCTGACCTGTCCGATCCCGCGGCACTGAGCTGCCGCACCGCACCGCACCCCCCCCGCCATGACGACACGCTTTTTCGACCACATCGCCCCCATCACCTACCGTGGCCCCGACAGCCAGGAGCCGCTGGCCTTTCGCCACTACCAGCCCGAGCGCATGGTGCTGGGCAAACCCATGGCCGAGCAGCTGCGCTTTGCCGTGTGCTACTGGCACAGCTTCTGCTGGCCGGGCACCGATCCGTTCGGCCTGCCCACCTTCGACCGGCCGTGGTTCCAGGGCGGCTCGGCCATCGAGCAGGCGTTGGCCAAGGCCGAGGCGGCGTTCGATTTCTTCAGCAAGCTGGGCGCGCCGTACTACTGCTTTCATGACCGCGACGTGGCGCCCGAGGGCGACAGCCCGCGCGACAGCCGCAACCACCTGCTGCGCCTGGTGGACGCGCTGGGCGAGCACCAGCAGCGCACCGGCATGAAGCTGCTGTGGGGCACGGCCAACCTGTTCAGCCACCGGCGCTTCATGGGCGGTGCGGCCACCAACCCCGACCCCGCCATCTTTGCGCTGGCCGCGCTGCAGGTGCGCGACGCGATGGACGCCACGCTGCGCCTGGGCGGCGAGAACTATGTGCTGTGGGGCGGCCGCGAGGGCTACGAGACCCTGCTCAACACCAGGCTCGGGCAGGAGCTCGACCAGCTCGGCCGCTTTCTGAACATGGTGGTCGAGTACAAGCACAAGATCGGCTTCCAGGGCGCCATCCTGATCGAGCCCAAGCCGCGCGAGCCCACCAAGCACCAGTACGACTTCGACGTGGCCGGGGTCTACGGCTTTCTCGCCCGGCACGGCCTCGAGAAGGAGGTCAAGGTCAACATCGAGACCAACCACGCCACGCTGTCGGGCCACAGCTTCGAGCACGAGATCGCCACCGCCGCGGCGCTGGGCATCCTGGGCAGCATCGACATGAACCGCGGCGACGCCCAGCTCGGCTGGGACACCGACCAGTTCCCCAACAACCTGCCCGAGGTGGCGCTGGCCCTGTACCACATCGTGCAGGCCGGCGGCCTGGGGCAGGGCGGCCTGAACTTCGACGCCAAGGTGCGCCGCCAGTCGATTGACGCCGAGGACCTGTTCCACGGCCATGTGGGCGCGATGGACCTGTGCGCCCGCGCCCTGCTAGTGGCCGAAGCCATGGTGCTCGACGGGCGCCTGCAGGCCGCGCTGGATGCGCGCTATGCCGGCTGGGACACGCCGGCCGGCCGCGACATCCTGGCCGGCCGCCGCACGCTGGACCAGCTGGCCGAGCAGGTGCTGGCCGGCAACACCGACACCGCGCCGGCATCCGGTCGCCAGGAAGCCCTGGAGAACCTGGTCAACCGCTTCTGCGGCCTTTGAGCGAACCCGCTGCCCCTTCTGGCATGCCGGAGACAACCCAGCCAGGCGACTGACGCGCCTGCTCCACCGCAAGCGCCCGGCACAGCCCTGGGCCCGAGACGCCGGCATGCAGCCGGTCACCGACAGGAGACGACATGAACAGACTTCAGCGCACCGCCGTGGCCCTGGCCGCGGCCCAGGCCTCCTTGCTGTGCGGCGCCGCGGCGTGGGCGCAAGCCCCGGCGGCCGCCGATCCGGCCAAGGACGCCAAGGCCGAAACCGTGGTCGTCACCGGCCGCCGCGCCGCCATGCAATCGGCGCAGAAGATCAAGAAGGACGCCGAGGAGATCGTCGACTCGATCGTCGCCGACGAGATCGGCAAGCTGCCCGACCGCTCGGTCACCGAGGTGCTGCAGCGCGTGGTGGGCGTCACCATCGACCGCACCCTGGCCAAGAACGACCCCGAGCACTATTCGGTCGAAGGCTCCAGCGTGATGATCCGCGGCCTGAGCTTGGTGCGCTCCGAGCTCAACGGCCGCGACACCTTCTCGGCCAACGGTGGCCGTTCGCTCAACTTCGAGGATGTGCCGCCCGAGCTGATGTCGGGCGTGGACATCTACAAGAACCCGTCGGCCGCGCAGATCGAGGGCGCCATCGGCGGCCTGGTCAACCTGCGCACCGCCCTGCCCTTTGACTACCAGGGCCTCAAGCTGGCCGGCTCGCTGCAGGCCGGCTACAACGCGCTGCAAAAGAAGTGGAGCCCTTCGGCCACCGCGCTGATCTCGCACCGCGTCAACACCGGCCTGGGCGAGTTTGGCGGCCTGCTGAGCCTGGCGCATTCGGTCAGCACCACGCGCACCGACCTGTGGCAGGTGGAGCCCTACTACAAGCTCGATGGCACGCACTGGGTGCCCAAGGGCGCGCAGTGGCGCGACTCGAACTTCGAGCGCACCCGTGACGGCCTCTACGCCGCCGCCCAGTGGCGCCGCGGCGGCGTGAGCAGCTCGCTGAGCTACTTCGAGTCGAAGTACAAGATGCAGTGGGACGAAAACGCGCTGTTCGCGCAGTCGGACCCGTGGCGCATCAACGTGGCCAACGCCACCTACGGCGCCAACGGCCAGCTGCTGACCGGCACGCTGAGCGACCCCACCAATGGCGGCATTGCCTTTGGTGCCGACACGCGCTACATGACGCGCAACTCGAACACCCGCGACCTCGGCTGGAACCTGCAGTGGAAGGCCAGCGACCGCTGGTCGTTCAGCACCGATGTGCAGCTGGTGCGCTCCAGCACCCGGGCCTTCGATTCCACCGTGGCCACCGGCCTGCTGATGCCGCGCGAGACGCTTGATCTCAGCGGCTCGGTGCCGCGCGTGGTGTTCGACGCCAGCGATCTGGCCGCGCTGGGCAACAAGGCCAACTACTACTGGGCCTTCACGATGGAGCATCAAGACCGCTCCAAGGCCGAGCAGAAGGTCTGGAAGGGCGATGCCAAGTTCAGCTTCGACCACCCGGTGCTGCAAGACCTGAGCTTTGGTCTGCGTCTGACCGAGCGCAGCGCCATCACCACCAAGAGCGTGCCCGACTACAACTGGTCGCCGGTGAGCCAGACCTGGCAGCGCGGCTGGAACATCAAGGACCTGGCCTACCTGAACGATCCGCGCTTCAACGCACCGGTGCGGCTGCACAGCTTCAACAACTTCTTCGGCGGCCAGAACGTGCCGGCCGTGTACGTGCCCAGCATCGAGCTGGCCAAGGGCTATCCCGGCAGCTATGCCACCCTGCACAGCTACAACGACACGCTGTGCGCCGACCTGCAGGCCGCGCAGGGCTGGTCGGTGT includes these proteins:
- the xylA gene encoding xylose isomerase; this translates as MTTRFFDHIAPITYRGPDSQEPLAFRHYQPERMVLGKPMAEQLRFAVCYWHSFCWPGTDPFGLPTFDRPWFQGGSAIEQALAKAEAAFDFFSKLGAPYYCFHDRDVAPEGDSPRDSRNHLLRLVDALGEHQQRTGMKLLWGTANLFSHRRFMGGAATNPDPAIFALAALQVRDAMDATLRLGGENYVLWGGREGYETLLNTRLGQELDQLGRFLNMVVEYKHKIGFQGAILIEPKPREPTKHQYDFDVAGVYGFLARHGLEKEVKVNIETNHATLSGHSFEHEIATAAALGILGSIDMNRGDAQLGWDTDQFPNNLPEVALALYHIVQAGGLGQGGLNFDAKVRRQSIDAEDLFHGHVGAMDLCARALLVAEAMVLDGRLQAALDARYAGWDTPAGRDILAGRRTLDQLAEQVLAGNTDTAPASGRQEALENLVNRFCGL
- the xylB gene encoding xylulokinase codes for the protein MSAPAAERCYLGIDLGTSELKLLLLDDQGRILGQAGEPLTVSRPQPLWSEHSPDDWWQATERAAARLRAGHPQAWAAIRAIGLSGQMHGAVLMDADDQVLRPAILWNDGRSHAECAELEQRVPALHDVAGNLAMPGFTAPKLLWLRKHEPALFARVRSVLLPKDWLRWRLSGDKVSEPSDAAGTLWLDVAARDWSDGLLAACGLSRTQLPRLVESNEASARLAAPLARAWGLGDTVTIAGGAGDNAASAIGIGAVAPGDGFISLGTSGVLFVVNDRYRPNPQSAVHAFCHALPQRWHQMSVMLSAASCLSWFVRLSGAADEATLLAEVAELPPEALDAAPTFLPYLAGERTPHNDPFASGLFFGLTHQSSRALCAYAVLEGVAFGLADGLAALQRAGTEVSQLSLVGGGARSPLWAQLIADALQVDIVRHDGSEAGGALGAARLGWLADGGDLARVCTRPPELARHRPDSARHARLQPRLQRFRELYQRLQPLTCPIPRH
- a CDS encoding TonB-dependent receptor translates to MNRLQRTAVALAAAQASLLCGAAAWAQAPAAADPAKDAKAETVVVTGRRAAMQSAQKIKKDAEEIVDSIVADEIGKLPDRSVTEVLQRVVGVTIDRTLAKNDPEHYSVEGSSVMIRGLSLVRSELNGRDTFSANGGRSLNFEDVPPELMSGVDIYKNPSAAQIEGAIGGLVNLRTALPFDYQGLKLAGSLQAGYNALQKKWSPSATALISHRVNTGLGEFGGLLSLAHSVSTTRTDLWQVEPYYKLDGTHWVPKGAQWRDSNFERTRDGLYAAAQWRRGGVSSSLSYFESKYKMQWDENALFAQSDPWRINVANATYGANGQLLTGTLSDPTNGGIAFGADTRYMTRNSNTRDLGWNLQWKASDRWSFSTDVQLVRSSTRAFDSTVATGLLMPRETLDLSGSVPRVVFDASDLAALGNKANYYWAFTMEHQDRSKAEQKVWKGDAKFSFDHPVLQDLSFGLRLTERSAITTKSVPDYNWSPVSQTWQRGWNIKDLAYLNDPRFNAPVRLHSFNNFFGGQNVPAVYVPSIELAKGYPGSYATLHSYNDTLCADLQAAQGWSVCSPWTAGSFGTDPAGTNDQKERTQAAFAQLRFDFADWGAPLDGNVGARVVRTQNKANGYLVFTNNGPTLAPGQTLGGVPIPAIASFSSPIKAEQSYTDVLPSLNLRLKAGPEWQFRAALAKAIARPDFSQLQAYSKLDLGTTNHVEGSTLVIDRVNLTGSADGNPMLRPVKSTQADITAEWYFAKTGSVTVALFNKQLKDVIVDQTASSVQRDASGNALLFTTTAPVNGAKGHARGVELSFQRYLDMLPGWMSGFGVQANYTYVDSKTRLYNPVFSAYCAGTSGNDDNLNLNINGCDTDGRSFGDLPLKGLSRNAYNLALLYDHGDFSARVAYSWRSRYLQGVNVNGTRGSDGRLADGSSVAWALPTWSDDYGQVDAGVSYSVNQHLKLSLEVSNLTNEVNRQLMQQQIGMMTRAVNYTGRRYNLQANFQF
- a CDS encoding ROK family transcriptional regulator; translation: MATEATGNQQLLKVINRMALVRLLCAQPGLSRADLATAAGLTKSTVSGLTRELIAEGWLEEREVVATGDLGRRPTPLFVDRSRLLLLGAEVGIGSLRVVATTLTGEVVARVGTGFDLQRGAPACIAGLTTAMLKVRRQLAAGQQVIGIGVGLPGGVDESSGTLTFAPNLGWRDVAIGGLLRARLQGSALAEVPLFVQNEADVAALGELEFQPAPAPDPLLYVSINQGVGAGVVVGDRLLTGRHGFAGEVGHMVLQVNGPRCSCGRRGCAEALIGTRALVPESSPDDATGSTTLAEVQRRLQAQDPATLRSVRWAGTYLGVLLQNLASAYDPGCIVLGGAVVELGEPFLQPALDTLNDYAAAANLAPPVVQTARFGADAVAVGAAALARYKLTRPLIPTTSSGKALAEGDGALP